TTCAGTTTGGGTGGATCTTCTCTGGTCTGTGAAGAGGAAAGGACATTGACTTAAGGACTGTGTCCCAAAGGCTCTGGCCTCTTCCAAACCTCAGATGTTCCCACGGCACAGGGCAGAACTATTGAGGAGGGAAAGAATACTCCTGCTCCTACTTCACACTCTGTATGGAGAGATGTAttgaagaaatgtatttttagaagaAGCTTTGAGGAGCTACACTTATTTCTGCCTTTGGTATCAGTAGACATtctttcaggagtagaattttttaaatgtataaaatagggCATAAAGAATACCAAGTTTTATATCTgtctgtctgcttttttttttttttaagatttatttatttattggggcacctgggtggctcagtgggttaagcctctgccttcggctcaggtcatgatctcagggtcctggggtcgagtcccgcatcgggctctctgctcagcagggagcctgcttcccccctctctctctgtctgtctctccatctacttgtgatttctctctatcaaataaataaataaataaaatctttaaaaaaaagatttatttatttatttatttatttgacagagagagagatcacaagtaggcagagaggcaggcagagagagaggaagggaagcaggctccctgctgagcagagagcccaatgtgggactcgatcccaggaccctgagatcatgacctgagccgaaggcagcggcttaacccactgagccacccaggcgcccccatatatttgtttttatagcaAGACCTTCTACATCACATATGCCCCTGGACCTTTCTCCTTTAGTTCTCtattgccttccttcctttctcctttgaattATAAATAGGAGCATCTTCTAATTTTAACCTctgtttttgcatattttttaacaACTTTCTTTGGCTCCTGTGCCAAACCAAGCCCTTTAGATAAGGGCTCACTGTTGATTCTTTCTGATTCTAAAtgaaaaacaactaaaatcttcagcaatgtaatttttctttgatgGAAAAATATTAAGCATTCATCTTCATCTATGCCCGTTCATGCTGGAAAGGCTCGGGGTCTTGGCAAAGTTGTTAGAGACCAGtaatatttaagattatttctaatattaaaatgGATCTCCAAAAATTTATGACTTTGAAGAAAATATTGTAATTGCTGGCATTCTTGTTAATGTAGAAACAATGTTTCTGTCCAGGTTAGTTACTGGAATCTCCTTCTGTTAACTGTTTGGAGTGCTGAGGGGCCGGTGGGATGGCCAGCTTCCAGACCGACATGGAAATGCTCTATCCCGAGACAGTTGTACACGTGGGCAGAGTGACTTTTGGAGAAGAGAACAGGAAGAAGATGACCAATGGCTATCTGAAAAGAACTGAGAATAAGAAAATCATCCAGGCCACGTGTGCCCTGTTAAATTCTGGAGGGGGTATGATCAAAGCGGAGATTGATGATAAAACCTACAGTTACCAATGCCACGGGCTGGGACAGGATCTGGAAACTTCTTTCCAAAAGCTCCTTCCTTCCGGTTCACAGAAATACCTTGACTATATGCAACAGGGGCACAATCTCCTGATTTTTGTGAAGTCCTGGAGCCCAGATGTTTTCAGTCTCCCCCTCCGGATTTGCAGCTTGTGCTCCAATCTCTACCAGAGAGCTGTGACCTCCACAGTCAACCTGAATGCGGTCAGTTCCTTGGAGCTCCTCAGAGAGAAGCAGTCTAGAGCCCAAAGAGGGAGATCAGGGGTGAAGGAGCTCAGTTCTCAGAAAGTTCCTAACAGAGACATTCAGGAAGAAGAAGACATGAGGATGTCTGCCTCAGAGTTGTTTCAAAAGGACAAACTCATATATAAGGAGAAACTCAATTTTACTGAGTCAACCCATGTGGAGTTTAAAAGGTTCACCACCAAAAAGATCATTCCCCGGATTAAAGAAATGCTGCCTCATTATGTTTCTGCATTTGCCAACACCCTCGGGGGATACCTCATTTTTGGGGTAGATGATAAGAGCAAAGAAGTATTTggatgtaagaaagaaaaagtgaaccctgacttactaaaaaaagaaatagagaactgTGTAGAAAAGTTGCCAACGTTCCACTTCTGCTGTGAGAAGCCACAAGTGCATTTCACTACCAAAATCTTGAATGTGTACCAGAAAGACGTCCTGTACGGCTACGTCTGTGCGATTCAAATAGAGCCCTTCTGCTGTGTTGTATTCTCAGAGACCCCGGATTGCTGGATCATGAAGGATAATTCTGTCACAAGGCTGACGGCAGAGCACTGGGTGGCCATGATGCTGGGTGTTCAGTCAGGTAAAACAGAAGGGAAGTTGCAATCCCGTCCGCAGGGAGGAGCTCCTTCTGTGTCTCCTGCGGCTGTTCCATCAGGTATTTTAGTTGAAGCATAGAAAGCTATTTTGCTTGCAAATATTCTCCCATtacagggtttaaaaaaaaatacattttcagttccagggtccctggctggctcagtcggtggagcatgcaacccttgatctccagggagtgagtttgagccccatgttgggtatagagattactttaaaataaaatcttagagaaatatatttttcaagttcCAAAGACTCAGAATATGAACCTTTGAGGTCAAGAAATGCTTGGATGTTAGTCCACTTTGGGAAAGTTATCTCATCAGCCATGAATTAGTGAAAGTTCTCTTTTATGCACGGTAACTGCCTATTAAACATGCACTGACAAAATGTGTCACTCTAAAGATGGTATTTGAGAGAAACGCTGTTTAAGGATGACTCCACTAATTCTTTCCAGGGAAGCTTGTTGACAAACTTGAATGGTTCCTGTAACATTAGGAACTAACACCTTATCCAGCGGGCTTGGGACACCACCAAGTGGGGAGGGAAACCATGCAAAAAGGAGATGCTAGGCAGATCTGGTGGTGGGGGAGGTCGACTTCCAGTGCTTTCACTTCCTTTTCAGTTTGGCTGGGAAACAGCCCTGGTGATTTCTAATCAATCTGTAAAGGACCTACTGGCTGAAAAAAGCTTATCAGTTTGCCTTCACGGTCAATATGTTTCCAATTTGATAAAAGAAGctgggatcaagacttgagtGATTTTGCTGGACCATCCTCTGGTCCCAAATTTGAGTTTACTTttctcatatacacacacaccccaaactaGAGATCCTGCCACCTTCTGTTCCATCTAAACCTTGAATGGGGGGCTTAAACACATtataacaatataaaaaaaatattgtgctTAACTTTTCCTgatcctccccactccctgcctttCCTCTTAGGGTTGAAGCAGAATCAGAATATTAgagttagaagaaaatgtaggggtCACCAGCTCACTTTGGCACAGGAGAGAGGacaaatgacttgcccaagatgaGTCACACAGTGACTTTGAAGATGGGTGACGCCGCTGGAGTCCCCAGGCTGCCTTTCCCAATATATGTGAACTGTTTGAGGCATAGAAGGTGTGAGAGGGGCTCAGGCACGATGCACAGCAGATGTCAACAGCAGTACGAGAAATAGAAAGCggtttctggggcacctaggtggagtcggttaagcatctgacctgattgcggctcaggtcaagatctcagcatcatgagactGAGTGAGCCTCAGTGctggtgtgaagcctgcttaagattctctctttcttccccatttaaccaccctccctctctccccctctttaaaaaaaaaaaaaaaaaggaaagaaaagcgtTTTCTTTTTGATCTGAAACAACTTCCCATTATTTGTTTAGCAACTGCCAGTTTGACCACTGACTCCAGCTTTCCCCTGTGCACCCCAGTTCCAACAGCACTGGGAAGTCCATCATCTCCCATGAAAGTCCTAGAATTTAAGAGACCTCTACAACAACGTCTGTTTCCAGgtattccttcttcatttctgcTGAAAGGACTGTTTTCTAAAATTGAGTTGGGGGGCGCCTGattggctctgtcagttgagtgtGTGACTGGATCTCTGGATTGTATTTGAGTCCTACGATGGGCATAGAgttgactaaagaaaaaaaaagaaaaaattaagttgggAGGAATTGGTAGTAATTAGTCCAAGGCTTTCTCCTTAGAGGAGGTCAAATGTAGGATTCAGCAGATGTAATGGTCCTGAAACAATAAACATGATGACCCTTGATTCTTAGTTGTTGTATCCACACTACATTTTGGGGTGCTTTAGGGTTTCCAGTCACATATGGTTTTGTGTTCCAAATTTGAGAGAATTTAGTCTAAATTCCTTAAGTCTATACCACAGGAGAACTGCCCCCTGGCTTTCCAATAAGAAGATGGTGAGCCATGGGGTCACCTGGACACATCCTAAAGCAGGGCTTCTCAGTCTGGAGACTATTGACATTCGGGCTGGATAATCCCTTTTGAGAGGGGCTGCCCCATGAACTGttggatgtttagcagcattcctGCCCTCTACCCACTATAGATGCCTGTAGCCCTGCTGTAGTCATGACAAAAAATATTCTAGATGTTGCCAGAGGTCCCCCAGGGGGCAAAATTGCCACAGGTTAACAATCAATGTCCTGAAGGCAAGTTCTTACTTCCCTGAAGCatcaggtacacacacacacacacacacacacacacacacagagagagagagagagagagagagagagagaaacctgtaGCAGGAGGGAATACCTTCCTAGCAATAGCGGGCCACTTCCGGTTGAGGAGGGAATGCCAGCAGACTTTTCTGTGAGGACTCCTCCTGCACCTTCCCCTGCACGAGCTGCCAGAAATAGGAACTTTAGAGTCCTAGCCTGTGAAGAGAGGAggtgctttcttttaaaaaaaatatatgaattaatttttaattttaattccagtatagttaacatacaatgttatattagtttcaggtgtacaatacagtgattcagcatttccatttactacctggtgctcatcaagataagtgtcctcttaatccccttcactaaTTTATCCACCCTCCCCAGCCCGCCTCCTCTCTGATAACCATCTgattgttctctgtagttaacaGTCTATTTGGGGGGTTGTgtcctttttcccctttgttcatttgttttgtttcttaaattctgcatatgagtgaaatcatatggtatttgtctttctcggacttATCTCCCTAGAGATAAGTCTCTAGATCCttccgtgtcattgcaaatggcaaggtttcattctttttatggctggataatgtattatataccacatcctgtttatccattcatctattgatggacacttggctgtttccataatctggctattgtaagtaatgctgcaataaacataggggtgcccaTATCCCTTCCTACTAGCGTTTTCATATTCTTCAGATAAGTACCCAGTTTTGTGATTACTGGatctttctagataggtctcccaaggcaagggaacaaaagcaaaaccaaattattgggactacatcaaaataaagaggGGGTGCTTTCTTTGCACCCAAGGAAACCCATAGTTCCATGGCTAGATTCATTTCTTCCTCTGATGTTGCAGGAATACTTACAATATGCTTTTGTAAATCTTAATTAGTAACTTCTATTTCTTGCATTTTCAGTGACATGGGAAGAGATACAATTTAAACCAGAATCCCTCTGTAAGAAGCTCTTCTCAGATCATAAAGGACTCAAGGAATTAATGAAGACACAGATATATCCTTGTTCTCAAGGGATTGTGGTATTTTCTAGAAGCTGGGCTAGTGATGTTGGCTTAAGGAAGGAGCAGGATGTCCTGTGTGATGCTCTCCTAATAGCAGTGAACAGTTCACTGATACTCTATACGATCTTAATAAACCCTGGTTGGAATGGAGGGCTTGAGTATGCCCGAAATACTGCTCATCAGTTAAAGCAGAAACTGGGAACTGTCGGTGGTTACACAGGGAAAGTGTGTGTTATCCCGAGGCTGCTGTACCTGTCCAGCACACAGCATGGCCCTGATGAAATCCCCGTGCACTATCCCACATCCTACAGGCTTGCCACCAAGGATGACATGGAAGACTTGTTGCAAGCCCTTATCGTAGTCTCACTGTGTTCTAGATCCCTTCTGAGTGACCAGCTGGGCTGTGAATTTTTCAGCTTGCTCATAGAGGAGCAGTGTGAGTCGCTTTCAGAAAGCCTTCAGGAGACACGAGAATTGTTCATCCACTGCTTTCCAGGAACCAGGAAGACAGCCCTGGCCATAAAGATCATGGAGAAAATTAAGGATTTGTTCCAGTGCAAAGCTAAAGAGATCCTTTATGTTTGCGAAAGTGACTCCTTAAAGGATTATGTGACGTAAGAGTTCCACTAACTCTTGgttaaaataaacactttaagTCAGTCTTTTCCCCAGGATCACCGAAGTTTAATTTGTGCTTTTAGATGTATATTAAATTTGGTTGTATCTTGCTTCCTCTAATATACTGAAACATACCATCAAGGAAAATTGAGCTAAGGAAACACAGTAGCAGTTCCAGAGAGGCATAGCCCTGCAGACTTGTAACCCTACTTGACAGGTAACAGAACTAAGAACCTCCTGACATTTTCCTTACCAAAATCTCGAGAGGCTTTGGTTTTGTACTATAAGTAAGTGGGGGAAATAAGACTTGCTTTAAAGGAATTTGTACTAGCTCATATCTCTTTTGCACATAAAATTCTGTCTCTAGGGACCTGTTCTCCAGCTCTAAAAAGGACAGAAATTTAAGTTATCGTAGTAACAGGCATAAATTACTTTTGAGATTTCCTCTGCATGTAATAGGCTTGTCTTCAGAGGTTGCCAAGCTGCAGAAAGAGACTagcaatagaaataaaaatctaggtgtaaatttataaaaaaaaaaaaaaaaagaaagaaataaaaatctacctGGGTTCATTTCAAAAAGTTTCCCATGCAGATTTAGTTAGATAGCCTCAAAGAGTAAGGTTTGCAATTATATATTATTCTGTCTGTCAGGTCACTTTTAAGTAGAGAGGGTTTTGTTGTGTTCAAGCTACCCCAGAATCAGAGAGTCAGACTCTAGGTGAGAACTAGCCTCTCATTCCAGTCTGCCTAGCATTCTCTTGCTTTATATGCCTGAAACCTTATTTTCTCTTGCATCCTTACAGCCAACAAACCACCTGCCATGCTGTGACCCGGAAGACCTTCTTACAGGGGGAGTTCCTAAAGATTAAACACATAGTGATGGATGAGACTGAGAATTTCTGCAGCAAATATGGAGACTGGTACCTGAAGGCCAGGAGCATCACCCACCCCAAGGTGAGGGGAGCTGGAAGTGAAAACCTTCATCGTGGGATTCTCTGGATTTTTGTGGACCCTTTCCAAGTTCGTCATGTGGATATTAATGGCCTTCCCCCTCCATCCGCTCAG
This region of Mustela lutreola isolate mMusLut2 chromosome 15, mMusLut2.pri, whole genome shotgun sequence genomic DNA includes:
- the LOC131816524 gene encoding protein SLFN14-like isoform X2, with product MASFQTDMEMLYPETVVHVGRVTFGEENRKKMTNGYLKRTENKKIIQATCALLNSGGGMIKAEIDDKTYSYQCHGLGQDLETSFQKLLPSGSQKYLDYMQQGHNLLIFVKSWSPDVFSLPLRICSLCSNLYQRAVTSTVNLNAVSSLELLREKQSRAQRGRSGVKELSSQKVPNRDIQEEEDMRMSASELFQKDKLIYKEKLNFTESTHVEFKRFTTKKIIPRIKEMLPHYVSAFANTLGGYLIFGVDDKSKEVFGCKKEKVNPDLLKKEIENCVEKLPTFHFCCEKPQVHFTTKILNVYQKDVLYGYVCAIQIEPFCCVVFSETPDCWIMKDNSVTRLTAEHWVAMMLGVQSATASLTTDSSFPLCTPVPTALGSPSSPMKVLEFKRPLQQRLFPVTWEEIQFKPESLCKKLFSDHKGLKELMKTQIYPCSQGIVVFSRSWASDVGLRKEQDVLCDALLIAVNSSLILYTILINPGWNGGLEYARNTAHQLKQKLGTVGGYTGKVCVIPRLLYLSSTQHGPDEIPVHYPTSYRLATKDDMEDLLQALIVVSLCSRSLLSDQLGCEFFSLLIEEQCESLSESLQETRELFIHCFPGTRKTALAIKIMEKIKDLFQCKAKEILYVCESDSLKDYVTQQTTCHAVTRKTFLQGEFLKIKHIVMDETENFCSKYGDWYLKARSITHPKFPRKTITNGIHCALEIAMVMKEEMKRIKANPPSGMSPDTLSLFREAAYEEAAHAQALPGVCETEANLTMEQIVKRVAERCHDLFQGGYRPKDIAILCRKREDRGRYEPALLKAMELFETRGATKVVFSQASGVGGSHIILDSIQQFSGLERNIVFGLSPECALSEEAHKLCFASRAIKHLYLLYEKRAAF
- the LOC131816524 gene encoding protein SLFN14-like isoform X1, which gives rise to MASFQTDMEMLYPETVVHVGRVTFGEENRKKMTNGYLKRTENKKIIQATCALLNSGGGMIKAEIDDKTYSYQCHGLGQDLETSFQKLLPSGSQKYLDYMQQGHNLLIFVKSWSPDVFSLPLRICSLCSNLYQRAVTSTVNLNAVSSLELLREKQSRAQRGRSGVKELSSQKVPNRDIQEEEDMRMSASELFQKDKLIYKEKLNFTESTHVEFKRFTTKKIIPRIKEMLPHYVSAFANTLGGYLIFGVDDKSKEVFGCKKEKVNPDLLKKEIENCVEKLPTFHFCCEKPQVHFTTKILNVYQKDVLYGYVCAIQIEPFCCVVFSETPDCWIMKDNSVTRLTAEHWVAMMLGVQSATASLTTDSSFPLCTPVPTALGSPSSPMKVLEFKRPLQQRLFPVTWEEIQFKPESLCKKLFSDHKGLKELMKTQIYPCSQGIVVFSRSWASDVGLRKEQDVLCDALLIAVNSSLILYTILINPGWNGGLEYARNTAHQLKQKLGTVGGYTGKVCVIPRLLYLSSTQHGPDEIPVHYPTSYRLATKDDMEDLLQALIVVSLCSRSLLSDQLGCEFFSLLIEEQCESLSESLQETRELFIHCFPGTRKTALAIKIMEKIKDLFQCKAKEILYVCESDSLKDYVTQQTTCHAVTRKTFLQGEFLKIKHIVMDETENFCSKYGDWYLKARSITHPKVRGAGSENLHRGILWIFVDPFQVRHVDINGLPPPSAQFPRKTITNGIHCALEIAMVMKEEMKRIKANPPSGMSPDTLSLFREAAYEEAAHAQALPGVCETEANLTMEQIVKRVAERCHDLFQGGYRPKDIAILCRKREDRGRYEPALLKAMELFETRGATKVVFSQASGVGGSHIILDSIQQFSGLERNIVFGLSPECALSEEAHKLCFASRAIKHLYLLYEKRAAF